A DNA window from Pseudorasbora parva isolate DD20220531a chromosome 19, ASM2467924v1, whole genome shotgun sequence contains the following coding sequences:
- the LOC137048410 gene encoding progranulin-like encodes MDKMVPVLMLLMAALVAADETLMDLSGPVESDSASVLVVYCDASTVCPDGTTCCLSPYGVWACCPYTNGHCCRDGLHCCPASSLCDSTSTRCVSEWLILPSSPQLASKAIQKTQTLESQTKTETETVHCEGNVYCPAEKFCCKTASGQWGCCSGLVL; translated from the exons ATGGACAAG ATGGTTCCAGTGTTGATGTTGCTCATGGCAGCTCTTGTAGCTGCAGATGAGACACTGATGGATCTCTCAGGTCCAGTAGAGTCTGATAGTGCCTCTGTCTTAGTGGTGTACTGCGATGCTTCTACTGTGTGTCCTGATGGAACAACGTGCTGTCTGAGTCCTTATGGAGTGTGGGCCTGCTGTCCATACACAAAT GGTCATTGCTGCAGagacggacttcattgctgtccGGCTAGTTCTCTCTGTGATTCCACATCGACCCGTTGTGTGAGTGAATGGTTGATACTGCCATCTTCTCCTCAACTGGCCTCCAAAGCTATCCAGAAAACTCAG ACTCTTGAAAGTCAGACCAAGACTGAGACTGAGACAGTTCATTGTGAAGGAAATGTCTACTGCCCAGCTGAGAAGTTCTGCTGCAAGACAGCATCTGGCCAGTGGGGGTGCTGCAGCG GCCTGGTGTTGTAA
- the LOC137048409 gene encoding progranulin-like has product MDKMVPVLMLLMAALVAADETLMDLSGPVESDSASVLVVHCDASTVCPDRTTCCLSPYGRWTCCPYSMGQCCRDGIHCCRHGYHCDSTSTHCLRGWLKLPSSAQPASKSIQKTQALESQTKTETETVHCEGNVYCPAEKFCCKTASGQWGCCSGLVL; this is encoded by the exons ATGGACAAG ATGGTTCCAGTGTTGATGTTGCTCATGGCAGCTCTTGTAGCTGCAGATGAGACACTGATGGATCTCTCAGGTCCAGTAGAGTCTGATAGTGCCTCTGTCTTAGTGGTGCACTGTGATGCTTCTACTGTGTGTCCTGATAGAACAACGTGCTGTCTGAGTCCTTATGGAAGGTGGACCTGCTGTCCGTACTCAATG GGTCAGTGCTGCAGAGACGGAATTCACTGCTGCCGTCATGGGTATCACTGCGATTCCACATCGACCCATTGTTTGAGGGGGTGGTTAAAACTGCCATCTTCTGCTCAGCCGGCCTCCAAATCTATCCAGAAAACTCAG GCTCTTGAAAGTCAGACCAAGACTGAGACTGAGACAGTTCATTGTGAAGGAAATGTCTACTGCCCAGCTGAGAAGTTCTGCTGCAAGACAGCATCTGGCCAGTGGGGGTGCTGCAGCG GGTTGGTGTTGTAA
- the clxn gene encoding calaxin — protein sequence MSAMNRKIIQNLAETLCKQVRHFDKTETECLIRLFNGLLGEQAERRAAQGLDRVRFRNILHNTFGMTEDVMMDRVFRVFDKDNDTYISVKEWVEGLSVFLRGTLDEKMKFCFDVYDLNGDGHISREEMIQMLKDSLIRQPTEEDPDEGIKDVVEIALKKMDYDHDGRVSYQDFEKTVIDENLLLEAFGNCLPDAKRIRTFEQHAFQEPHRH from the exons ATGTCGGCAATGAACAGAAAAATCATTCAAAACCTCGCTGAAACTTTATGCAAACAAGTCAGACATT TCGATAAAACCGAGACGGAATGTCTAATACGGCTGTTCAACGGTCTGCTGGGAGAGCAGGCGGAGAGAAGAGCGGCTCAAGGACTCGACCGGGTCAGGTTCAGAAATATCCTGCACAACACATTCGGGATGACCGAAGATGTGATGATGGATAGAG TTTTTCGTGTCTTTGACAAAGACAATGACACCTACATAAGTGTCAAAGAGTGGGTGGAAGGTCTGTCTGTCTTTTTACGAGGCACACTGGatgaaaaaatgaaat TCTGTTTTGATGTATACGACCTGAATGGTGACGGACACATTTCACGGGAGGAGATGATTCAGATGCTGAAAGACAGCCTCATCAGGCAACCCACCGAAGAGGATCCCGACGAGGGGATTAAGGATGTTGTGGAAATTGCCTTGAAAAAAATG gatTATGACCATGATGGGAGAGTTTCTTATCAAGATTTTGAGAAGACAGTCATAGATGAAAACCTTTTACTAGAAGCTTTTGGCAACTGCCTCCCAGATGCAAAG AGAATACGGACATTTGAGCAACATGCATTCCAGGAACCACATAGACATTGA